One Terriglobales bacterium DNA segment encodes these proteins:
- a CDS encoding sigma-70 family RNA polymerase sigma factor, whose amino-acid sequence MAQTEYKGMSTALPFGDSKMSSTPGSTRYSSLPLKDVVCLCAGTRDDEAWEEFVSRVGKPIALTIIRTASLWGEPSRSLVEDLVQVTYLKLWEDGCRLLRNFAVQHPEAILGYLKKTAANATHDHFKHVHSQFFGGDRPQVSTSDVDPEAGNEAVGSQEKIAFGVLLNEIDEHLKRSLTGPDQKRDRMIFWLYFRQGMSTKEIASLPAIGLGAKGVGSVIERLKHCIREQILGSRPDSDDAQKYR is encoded by the coding sequence ATGGCACAAACCGAGTATAAGGGCATGAGTACGGCGTTGCCTTTCGGCGACTCCAAGATGTCAAGCACCCCTGGATCGACGCGATATTCGTCTCTGCCCCTGAAAGATGTCGTCTGTCTCTGCGCCGGCACTCGTGATGACGAGGCATGGGAGGAGTTCGTTTCCCGGGTCGGAAAACCCATCGCCCTCACCATTATCCGCACAGCCTCCCTGTGGGGCGAGCCTTCTCGGTCCCTGGTGGAGGACCTGGTCCAAGTAACTTACCTCAAACTTTGGGAAGACGGCTGCCGCCTCCTGCGGAACTTTGCCGTCCAGCATCCCGAAGCTATTTTGGGATATCTCAAGAAGACGGCCGCCAATGCCACTCACGACCATTTCAAACACGTCCATAGTCAGTTTTTCGGCGGCGACAGACCTCAGGTTTCCACCAGCGATGTCGACCCCGAGGCCGGGAACGAGGCGGTTGGAAGCCAGGAGAAAATCGCTTTCGGAGTATTATTGAATGAAATCGATGAACACCTGAAGCGTAGTTTGACCGGGCCTGATCAAAAACGCGACCGCATGATTTTCTGGCTGTACTTCCGGCAAGGAATGAGCACCAAGGAAATCGCCTCTCTGCCGGCCATCGGACTGGGCGCCAAGGGGGTGGGAAGCGTCATTGAACGCCTGAAGCATTGCATTCGAGAGCAGATCCTTGGGTCCCGTCCGGATTCCGACGACGCCCAGAAGTACCGCTAA